The Apodemus sylvaticus chromosome 19, mApoSyl1.1, whole genome shotgun sequence sequence ACCTCTATAAACTAGCCCTGCCATTTAAGTtcataagctgtcctctgatacaGTCTTCTGGCATTTTTATACCAACCATACCCAGCACCACCAGAGACCCTGATCCCCAGCTCCTCTGACCACCCTGAGATCACTGATGCACAACAGCAATCCTGGGTAAGGAGCCACAACACACTCATTTGTTCAAGGATTATATTTCATGAGCACTGATTTAGTATACTTAACTATTTTAGGGAAATTTATACTTTGTGTTTCTACATTAAACAGTTTTGATATCATTTGTTTTAGGACATTATGCATATTATGACATAAGGAAAATGTTaccataaaagaataaaattaatttattttattatatcatgTAATAGTATAATCAAACTAGAAATTAGTAGAAGGAGAGTACAGAAACTACAAAACCACTTGGAATCCAACAAGAAACTTTTGAAAGAGTAGTCAAACATTGAAAGGATCAGGAAGTAATTTGAAAGTTCCTAGAATTAAATTCAAATGAACACATAACTTTCACAAgttttaacaaacatagaaattcaCCCCTGAGAGAAAATTTTGAGATGGACCTTGCATAGGAAGAATTGATTTTGAATCAATCATGAGACTTCTGTTAGGCAGACAGGGAAGTGCTCCCCACCATGGCCTTAACTGAGAATATCTAAGAGTGAGTAGTATCTGAAATTCATCAAGTCTTGTGATGAAAAGGTCTAACTTAAATTGTTTGAGGCAGCCAAGGCTGAGAGAGTCCCTCCTGGAGCTCATATTCTACTTCAACAGTAAGCAGATGTAAGTTTTCTGTGGCTTCCTCAAGGCCATCAGTGTTTGAAGCATCCTGTTTTGATGTGATAGCTATCCAGTTGGTTGCATGGCATAAAGTCTTTGTCTTAGTTAAGTTCCTGTGCTAAAATCAAACACTAGGACCATCAGCAACTTAAAGAAGAGGAGGTTTGTTTAATCTTACAACTTTTAGTCAGTATATAATCCAAgcaagtcagggaaggaacttaGAAAAAGAATCCGCAAGTAAAAATCGATGCAGGGTCCATGgaggactgctgcttactggcttaatCATGGTTTGCTCAATCTGTACCTAGGACCACCAGTAAAGAGGTAATTCCACCCATAAagagtcttcccacatcaattaatcaagaaaataaacaacaaatttGCCCATAATCTGGTAGACTCATTTTCTCCATAGAGGAAACCTCTTCCCAAATACCtatagcttatgtcaagttgacataaaacaagcTAGGATAGGTTTTCACTCAGCGAAGCCAAGGGCATCAGGAGCTTATCTAAAAGCTATCATTCAATAAGTCAAAAATTCCCAGTACCTAATAGcttatttaaaagcatttttttgtgggctggagagatggcatagtGGTTAActaacagctcttccagaggtcctgagttcaattctcagaaacagcatggtggctcacaaccatctgtaatgggatctggtgccctcttctgatgtgtatgagggatagctacagtgtactcatacataaaatgaatgaatgaataaataaatctttaattaaaaaaagcatttttgCATTAAAGACTTACTACTAACTTGGAGCCTATATAAAACTAATCTAATGATGTTTCAACCCTGATCTCGAGGCATAAAGAGAGGTACATCTCTTAAATATCTCAACATGACAGTTTTTTATTGTGAAATTGTCATtacctatatattttcagtttgtttttaaagatgaccCTGAATGAAATTAGCTTTCTTTTTCAGATCTTCTGAAAGTTATCACTGAGAGAATTATCTGTGTTCATGTCTGTGTTCTTCATGAAACTCACgctgtttgtgtgtttattagcTGTGGTTTATGGCTGATGTCAAGAAGTTTTTGCTCTCTCTATTCCTAAATTGCATGTTTCTGTAATGAAGTCTCCCTGCATTTGCTTTAATATAAGTTATTAAGACATATTACTCAATAAAAGACTTTTAGGAAAATGAATTGGAAGAAAGTAGTCCCGAACAACTTAGCCTGTGTGTTTTGCTTTATGAATATGAAAGAAGTATCAATGAACTTTGAGAACTTTTATATGTGAGGCCTCTTCAACTAAGTGACTACAGTatcttttataatatttgaaGAATGTAGACCACATTGTCAGAATACCTACTCTTATTTCTCTCCAATAGACTCCACATATGAAAATCTATCCCTGTGACAACAGTTGTTACATACATTTACCTATATTCAGGTTAGAGGATCTTGAAATTATGTTCTGATTATATAGAGACTACAAAATATGTCAATGAAGGCAATTCCAGGAGAATCATTAGATCTTTAGTCTTGCTCAAAGTGAGAAATTTATTCTCATTCACAATCTTTGTCCAGAATGTGACTTGACAGCCTGGAATTTTCTCATATTAAAGACCTACCTGTGCAGCAGCAGTGATTACAATGCAGCTTCCCAGTAGATTTTGCTCTTGGTCACTCATGCCTGGTGATAATTGTTCCATTGGGAATTTAGGGATCTCCAGGTCCCAGTTTGGGCTGATATCATTtccaaccacagtgacacacttcagtATCCCCTGGCTCTGGGCAAAGCACTCACATCTGATATTTGGCCTTGAATTCTAAGATTCATTTTCATAATCTGTTATTTCTGGAACTCATTATTTTCTCAGCCTAGGGAAATAATTGAAAGGATGAGCAGACAAAAATTTCAGAAGTGAGGAAATAATAgccatacatttttctttttctcatttctctgtaTTATAACCTCTCTAGCTaagaaaacaatattatttttatcaaCTGTCAAGTCTTCATTATTTATATGATTCAGTTAATATTCACATGTCTTATATCATGCTAAACATTTAAAGTGCTTTGAATgatatagtaaaataaatttcagtataaaattggatttaaaataattcatattttatagttaccttaaaattgaagaacaaatattcaaagctaagaaaaaaaagcaaagttgGTTAATCAAAAAGAGACCACTTTTATATTTGGAAGGATTTCCCTATGACTTAGctttcttaaattctttccaattttgcagttttctgaagaactaaaAATGTGAAGTTCTTTCTGATATAGCAATAGTGTTGGATATACGTGTGGTTCTGTGGAGACAGCCTGTGCTTCTCTTCATTAATGGACAGGTATGGAAACTATTTATGTTCCCTTGACTTTGAATCAttttggttttgaaaaatatagagAATTAAAAACATGATTTTCATATTAAATACTTATCCCTTCAATATGACTGAATTAAAATGTTCATGTCTTAAACTTTCTTAACAATGTTgagttaaataaatacatttgaacAGGATGACTGTAACTGAGGAAAAACTTGAAAATGCAATATATAGTAGTATTTGCCCTAACATGTCTGGGAAATTATATTTTCCAGCATTATACTATTAAAATATGGTTTCACACAGTTCCTAAGTATATTCAAGTACCTTGACTAAACAATATGGAGAGCATAAGGTTAGGGAATGAACACATTTTTTCCATAAATATGTATGAATGGCATAGAAAATCCAGGGATGGATTTCATATTTGGattctgttttaaagaaattatagtAGTAATTTTGATAGTGTTACCCACATTCTTCAGTTTTTATAATTTGAATTGAAAATTTCAATTTGTAAGTTTAGTTTCTTCAGTAAATGTGAATATATTACCATATATATGTTGGCTTTAAATTAGATAGTTTAAGAAACATTAGTTTACCATGCTGCATATTTAAAAGATACTTTAAACATTTGCTAGTTGAGAGAGGAAAGTAGGGAGaataataattttgtaatataGTAAAGATATCAACTTATTAGAGTACATTCATGCCTATTCTGTTGTTTAAAAATAGTCATTCGTTTTAGATAAtaagaaatagattttaaaaggttATACTCACtaagcattttccttttcttttaggaTATGTGGCCTGCTCTGTGAAATGGGCTCATGTGCAAATTTACATGGTTACAAACAAAGCAACTGAGGTTTCAGGAGGTATGCTCAGTGTCTGACAGTGCTGCTTGGAAGATGTTCATCTGGAAATAGGACTGACATGTGGATAGAAGTTGGCAGGTATAACTGAAACAGTGTTAGGAAGAGACACAGGATGAGTAAAGAAGTTAAAACTGGATTTGATTAAAAGTAATAGAAGTGGGATATCATtctgaaaacagaaaggaagacaaaaattGTGAAGAACCTTGAATTAAATGATAGTGTGTGAAGCTGATATTTTTTAGAAATAACTTTACATTGATCAATGtcctattttaatattaatatatatttttttttttttggccataaGAAGTCAAgtagtgctgggcagtggtggcgcacgcctgtaatcccagaactctgggagacagaggcagggggatttctcagttcgaggccagtagatttctggtgtacagagtgagttccaagacagccaggactacacagagaaaccctgtctcgacaaaaccaaatccaaaaaaaaaaaaaaaaaaaaaaaaaaaaaaaaaccgaaaaaaaaaaaaaaagaattcaagtaGTAAAGAGTTATAgccaaaaaataaatgataacctATAAGGCTTCCTATCTAGGATAGTCATAAAAAGtcttgataaaaaataaaataaaataagaaattaagggTTTTGCTTGAGATGCAACATACACTTCTATGAAAGTGGCACCATGCAACACAGTTCCACGTGCaatgaatatgcaaaaatataatctaaacaaagtaagaattccattacatttatattttctattgtttttatattatgaagttacaataataaagaaaatagcttcaAAAGTACATGTTCAAAGGGAGAGCAATTGAGATGAAAAGTTGAGTCATAGATTCTGTATCATAAAATACACAAGCCTGAAATAAATTTACAAGTCTCTAAAATTATTCAAACTAGCAAGAGTAGTCTACATTAACTGTTAAAACATTCCAGACTGccttataagaaaaaatataagaacaattctGATAGAAAAACAATCCATGCATGATATCCAACAGTTAAGTCATTATGGTTGTGAACTTTTTTCTTAGaatggtgttttttttaatttattgaatatcatcttcatttacattgccaatggtaaaacctttcccgttttccccctccccaaagacccccaacccctcttcccctgcctccatgtatatgcccctgcACCTGACCCACTCCCCCACTACcctccctcgatttccctttgttgggcatctattgagtctttacctgaccaaggaccactcctcctactgatgcctgacaaggcattcctctgccacatttttggctggaaccatgtgtaccccttggttgatgttttagtccctgggagtcctggggtgtctagGTGGCTGAACtcgttcttcccatggagttGTAAAACCCTTctgctcctctggaccaccctccagctcctccattggggaccccacacccagacaaAGTGTTGactgctagcttctgcctctgtatttgtaaggctctggcagggccacaCCAgaaacaaccatggcatgctcttaTCGGAGCATggtgtttttaaatatacattaaaagtaaagaaatcGAATAGCTTACAAATACTCATTTAAGGTAGAGAAGGATAGTGtcatgtcttttatttatttattttctcccaAATGCATCTTTGTTACTTTTCCTAGGGACACAATTGAATACCTACCAAGACCTTGTTTATATCTTTGCAATCTCTCTTTTTACCTTTTGCTGATAGTCTTAGAAGTTAAGGAAGAAAAAGGCAAGTTTCCTGAAAGAACAATTGAGACAATTTAGAAGAACTGGGCAATCATTGATTGTTGAGTGTTTTCTAAATGATCTGTTTTATAGCTCTGAGCCTttctggaacattttttttctttatttttttagattgtaatataattacatcatttccccattccctttccttcctccatatcCTACAATAtacttctcttgctctctttccaaACCATGGCCTTTCTTCATTatttgttacatatatacatacatttaagaatgtgtgtgtgtgtgtgtgtgtgtgtgtgtgtgtgtgtgtgtgtgtgtggtgtatcctgttaagtctgtataatgttactcctATGTGTTTTTAGGACTGACCATTTGGAATTGCTTAACCAATTGGTGTTCACTTCCCTGGGTAAGACAATTTCTCTCACTCTCATTCTTTTGTCGTTTGTAGTTCTATGTGTAGCTCTGTACCTTTAATAGTTCTCAGTGTACTCTGTATTCTTTGACTTTCCTcctggaaatctctctctctctctctctctctctctctctctctctctctctctctccctctccctctccttctccttctccctctccctctccctcttttctgccccactcctgcttctctcctctATAGAATATATCCCATCTTGCACTTTTAGAGGCCATGTCTCTCATGAGGTTTTCTGATCCCATTTACATTCCTCTTTATCTAACAGATATTTCTGCACCTTTCACGCTCCTTTTTGTGAGTAGAGTGATGACAATTAACAAGAGCTCAGGTGGTGATTTCATCCTGGTGGGCTTCTCTGATCAGCCACAACTTGAGAAGATTCTCTTCGTGGTGGTGCTGATCTCCTACCTCCTGACACTGGTAGGCAACACTGTGATCATCCTCGTTTCCTGTTTGGATTCTGCGCTCCAAACGCCCATGTACTATTTCCTTACCAACCTCTCTTTCGTTGATATCTGCTTTTCAACCAGCATTGTTCCTCAGCTGCTGTGGAACCTCCATGGCCCAGCCAAGACAATTACTGCCACAGGCTGCGCTATTCAGCTTTATGTGTCTCTGGCTCTGGGGTCCACTGAATGTGTCCTCCTCGCAGTTATGGCATTTGATCGCTATGCTGCTGTTTGCCGACCACTTCACTATGCTACAGTTATGCACCCACGGCTCTGCCAGTCTCTTGCAGGTGTGGCATGGCTGAGTGGAGTGGGCAACACGCTGATTCAGGGCACCATCACCCTCCGCCTGCCTCGCTGTGGGAACCACAGGATTTATCACTTCATCTGTGAAGTTCCTGCCATGATCAAGTTGGCCTGTGTAGACATTCATGCCAATGAAGTGCAGCTATTCATGGCTTCCTTGGTGTTACTCCTCCTTCCCCTGACACTCATCTTGGTGTCATATGGATACATTGCCCAAGCATTGATGAGGTTAAGGGCAGCTCTAACCTGGGGTAAAGCTCTTGGAACCTGTGGATCCCATCTGCTGGTAGTAGTACTATTTTATGGCACAAGCACTGCTGTCTATATTCATCCTAATAGTTCCTATGCACAGAATCAGGGGAAGTTTATCACCCTTTTGTATACTGTGGTTATTCCTACTCTAAACCCCCTCATTTACACTTTGAGAAACAAAGATGTAAAGGGAGCATTGAAGAGGCTTGTAAGCAAAGATTTCAGCactggaaagaaaattctttcaaGGTAGACATATAGTTCTCTCTGTCCTCACAATGATGAAGGTACTCATCCAGATCAATTATCCAGGGTCTCCATGAGACACATGCTCCAGATCTAAACTCACAGGCCTCTCTGGAATGCTACAGCAAGAAAACCACTCCCCTAATTATCACAGTCAGAGATGTCCCATATAGACTTGATAATCAGATTATTTAATAAACTGAACACATTTGCTGTTGTCAAAGACTCCTGCAATTCTTTCCTTTTAAGTGGTCACTCTTTTATTAGGAATCCTGGTTCTTATTAGATGAAGTATGTCTActggtttatttcttttgtataaaGATAAGTGTGTTCACAGCTAGCTAGAAGTCTTTGTTATTCTTTACTGGTATGTTTCTGTGAAACCAGCGAAATATGGCATCCTATATCCTTGGACCAATATCCTCTGGAAATGCTCTAGTCAAAAATACATGCCTGGGTTCTCCCTCACTGGTCTACTCCAGTGGGTCTCATAATggagttttattgatttttacacCTGGTGCTTTTGCTAAGTATGCTTTTCACTAAAATTTCaagtttctttaagtattttattgGATAATAATTTCTGAGCTTTGATTTCTGTATTCAGAATATTTGGTAATTTTTATCATATGATCTTAGAAATCCAATTAATTCCAGGCAAAATCAGACATGATATTTGAGCCTAATCCATTTgtagtgtttatatgtgtgtgtgtgtgtgtgtgtgtgtgtgtgtgtgtgtgtgtgtacagtcatGTATAACCTAACCATCTTTATACAGACTGGCTGGATTGCTTTTCATTTTGGGAGGTTGGCAATTCCTTTTTATGTTCTAAGAAGAGTAAAAGGACGTTTGTTTAAAAGCTGAAGAAATCCAGACCTGGCTTCTCTTTATAATgaacataatatttttttaaacacataaCACAGTGCTTTGTTATTAGTTGTATAAAATTgattactttctttgtttagcagaTCTTTGTCTATTGTTAAAGTTTAACAAAAAAACGTTAAAATCTGTAGAATTTAGAACTTTTGCTAGGCAAAATAACTTGCATATTGAGAACTCTGAATTGGACCTTTCTGGAGAGAAATATTTATGAAACAAACCTGtgactcacagaaaaaaaaaacattcaaatacCCTCAATGttattattccatgtaccttCCATAATTaattatacaataaaaacaatatgaagAGTCATATATACCTGTTCCTATTTACAGTTATGAGTCAtatctgtaaatatctgtatccTATACTTGGTTCTAAATTCATTTTGTTAGATCTGCCtcaaaatctttctattttgtatatattttgttgtATGTTTATATCATATGTATTTCACATAATCTATGTCTGTACTCATCAATTTTTCAGGTCATGTGATCACACAAATGATGTATATTTGACATTATTTGTCATAGACAGCTTGacacatgttttatatatgtttttgatacataattttattcattctttcatacattatattttgatcacattcagcTTCCTTCAGTGCTTACCATATCTACTTCCAAGTCCATACTTGCGTAAGTTTGCATCGTCATGTTTTTTAAACCCACCCAGTCTAATTTGTGCTGCTGTAGACTCTGGGGTATGATATAATCCACTGAAGTATGTTTGAATTACAAGGggccacattcttttttttctttctttttctttttttattagatatattctttacttacatttcaaatgttgtcccctttcctggtcccccccacacacccatgaaaatcccagaagccatttcccctacccctgctccccaatcaaccctcttctgcttccctgacATGGTATTCCTCTACAATGTGGCATccaacctttccaggaccaagggcctctcctccctttggtgtctaacaaggccatcctctgctgcctatacgTATGGACCTacgggtaactccatgtgtactctttcgttgatggttttgtccctgggaactctgggagtactgggtggctcatatagcttttcttcctatggtgctgcaaacccattcagcaacttgggtactttctctagttcctccattggggatccagtgctcagttcaatggctcactgagagtgtccccctctgtatttgtcatactcTAGCAGAGCCTtgcaagtgacagctatatcaggccctggtcagcaagtacttgtgggctttttcagcatctaatgaaatgaccatgtgattttcttctttgagtttgtttatgtagtggattacattggtggattttcatatattgaaccatccctgcatccctggtatgaagttTACTTAATTGTGTTGAATTATCatttcgatgtgttcttggatttggtttgcaagaattttattgagtatttttgcataaatattcataagggaaattggtctgaagttttctttctttgttggatatttgtgtggttttggtatcagcataattgtggtttcacagaacaagttgggtactgttccttttctttatatttagtgaaatagtttgaagagtattggtgttaggtcttctttgaaggtctgatagaattctgaactaaaagcgtctggtactgtgctttttttggttggtgttggattccatagctgcatgcagctattatgaagtgggtagctggaacagaagctgagggatggatagggaaggggcaaaaagaaaaatggccaagacaatattcactgatcaaagccggaaactttaatggcatcAGACCTTTTAatagtttgggcaaacccttcctcccagactccaggctgagttccggtggaagttgtctaacttctcttggaggtcctcctcttgactgctccggcagctgggtgggtcacctgcttaattcaggaattcctagacttggaggaacaatgaacttaacctttacttcgagaactccaccctaggtggagcaggatcctggctatctgggagaagttaaccttgaccatagtctagtacactcttagcactccacccaaggataaaaattcctgctttaacctacttccctattatgtcctaatggcagattcctgcctgaagccagggattatccttgaccaaagtcaaactccaaccaagtgcatgactgctccaatatggctctgtacaggttgggggactttcaatgaccacttct is a genomic window containing:
- the LOC127669364 gene encoding olfactory receptor 2G3-like; the encoded protein is MTINKSSGGDFILVGFSDQPQLEKILFVVVLISYLLTLVGNTVIILVSCLDSALQTPMYYFLTNLSFVDICFSTSIVPQLLWNLHGPAKTITATGCAIQLYVSLALGSTECVLLAVMAFDRYAAVCRPLHYATVMHPRLCQSLAGVAWLSGVGNTLIQGTITLRLPRCGNHRIYHFICEVPAMIKLACVDIHANEVQLFMASLVLLLLPLTLILVSYGYIAQALMRLRAALTWGKALGTCGSHLLVVVLFYGTSTAVYIHPNSSYAQNQGKFITLLYTVVIPTLNPLIYTLRNKDVKGALKRLVSKDFSTGKKILSR